CCGGCTCGATGTGAATGGCGAAACGCCGCCGCCTGGCAAAATACTTCGACTCTTCCAGGAATTCCGTTTCAAGCTCCACGGTCGGCTGATACACCGTGCTGAACACCCGCTTGATCGGCTGCACGAATCCTGTCGCCGTATATTCCATCCGGGCGGTCAACGGAAGACCGCAGCCCCAGGTTCTGCTGTACCGCTTCTTCGGAAAGCCGCCGAACAGAGCCACGAGGGCAAGGCCGAGCGCCCCCGCCGCGACAAGGATGAGGGCGAGCCCCGGGGAAGACAGGCTCGCATACTCCGCATCGACCGGCGTCAGCATCCACCCCTCAAGCCCCAGCATCCTCTCCGCGATGGACACGCCGGCCATCGGCGCGGTGATCCGGTCCAGCATCGGCACCACAACCATGGGGGCGAGTCCCAGCAGGATACAGACGGCCGCGAGCAGCCCCATTCCGATTCGCATCGGCCAAGGGACTTCTTCGGCATGACGCGCGTGGACACTGCGGGGCAGGGCCAGGAACGAGATGCCGAACGCCTTGGCAAAGCAAGCCAAGGCCAGCACTCCGGTGAGCGCCAGCATCGCAGCGGCCAGCGGGAGCATGAATTTCATCAGCACCGAGGGGAGCTGAACGCTCATGAAGAGGCTTTGAAAGATCAGCCATTCGCTGACAAATCCATTCGTGGGCGGGAGTGCGGCAATGGAGACGGCGCCAATGAGAAAGAAGAGCCCGGTCCAAGGCATCCGGCGCAGCAGACCGCCATATTCCTCCATGTTCCGAGTGTGGGTCGCATAGAGCAGCGACCCCGCGCCCAGAAACAGCAAGGACTTGAACATGGCATGGTTGATCGTGTGATAGAGACCCGCCACCAGCCCGAGCGCAGCCAGCTCGCGGAGCCCATAACTTTGAAAGATCATCCCCGCGCCGATGCCAAGCAGTATGATCCCGATATTCTCGACGCTGTGATAGGCCAGGAGTCGCTTGAGATCATGCTCCATCAAGGCATACATGACGCCGAGCCATGCGGAGACGGCGCCAAGCCCCAGCACGGTGAATCCCCACCACCAGGGAAACTCTCCGCCGAGAAAGTCGAACGTGACGCGCAGCAAGCCATAGATCGCCGTCTTGATCATGACGCCCGACATGAGGGCGGAGACATGCGACGGGGCGGCTGGATGGGCATACGGCAGCCACACGTGCAGCGGCACGACACCCGCCTTGGCACCGAAGCCAATCAGAGCGGCCAGAAAGGCGGCCGTCCGCAGGCTGCCGGATAACGGCTGCTCAGGATGACGGAACCCCTCGAACGAGAACGTCGCCCCCTGCTGGAAGCACACAAGAAACGCCACCGTGATGAACGCCGTGCCGACATGGGTCATGATCAGATAAAAGAAACTCGCATGCCGCACGTCCGGATCCGCATGATCCGTGGCGACAAGGAAATAGGACGCCAGGGACATCAGTTCCCAGAGAAGGAGAAACAAGAACCCGTTGTCCGCGAGCACCACCAGCGTCATGGAGCCGAGGAACGCATTGAAGAGCGATCCCAGTGCGGCCACTGACACCCGGCCCTGAAAAGACCGCAGATACCCGATGGCATAGATGGACGCGGCCAACCCGGCGAGAGAAACGGTGAACACAAAGAACGCCGCGAGGGCATCGAGCCGGAAGGCGAACGTCAGCAGAGGAATCGCCGAATTGATCGAGAGCCGCATCGGGACGGAGGCCGTGAGGCCAAGCAGGCCGAGAGCGACACCTGAGCCGGTTGCCAGGATGCCGCACACGCCTGCCGCGAGGCTCTGGGCCTGCGGGCGCCGCAGGCAGAGCGGCAGCCCAATACCAGCCGCATAACAGGCCAGCAGCACCCACAATACGGTCAGCATCGCGTCATCCGATCGGCCAGCCCCTGTCTTCGACAGCCACGCGCGCACCCCTCCCCATTAGATTCCTGACTGCAACGATCGGCCGGTCCTGGTCCTGCAGCGGCTCATGCCCTCTCTCGCTTTCAGATTATTTGCATCGGCAGCCAGCACGGCAGTCCAGTGGGAACACGCCTCCTCATACTGGCCAAGTTCCTCCAGCAGCCTGGCCAGCTCACTTCGGGACATCAGGTCGGTCGGGCAGTCGGCCAATAGTTGCTGCAATTGCGTCAGGCGATGAATCCAAAAGGAATCGGACATAAAACACCCTCACTAGATCTCCGGCACGAACCACCACACGCGCACTCATGCGTGCCGCATCTCAACAGAGCCATGCATTAAGAAACAGCTGATACCGTCATGCTGTGCATGCACGATGCCACAAATACGTTCCAGGCGGTTTTCATGTCTGGGGGAATGAATCTGCGGATTTATATGGATCGGAGGATCCTTACCGAGAGGGTAGGAGACACACCATTCCCGATAGTCTGCAAGATTTGCAGATTCACCCACCGGACGAAAAAGATCGCCGTGCAATTCTTGCAGAAACGCAACGGGTACGCGGAATTCACGGTTTTTCGATCAGCCAGGTGTGCAACGCTTGCGGGTTGCGAGAGAACGACGGGGAGGCGCATTTTTCTGGAGGTTACTCGCGAATACCGTATTCTTTGATCTTATATTGCAGCGCGCGAAGACTGATCCCGAGGAGATTGGCCGCTTTTTCTCGATGGTTGGTCACTTCCGCCAGCGTGCGCCGGATTGTTTCCCGCTCGATCTCCTTCAAGGAAGACCCCAATGCCACGACCATCGTACGGGCGTCCTCCTTGCTCGCCCGAATTTCTTCAGGGAGATGCTCCGGCTGAATGGCCGGATCTTTCACCGTAATCACGAGCCGCTCCATCAAATTCCGCAATTGGCGGATATTGCCGGGCCAGGCATAGAGCCGGAGCAGCCGCATCGCCTCGCGGGAGATCTCTTTGGGTGCGCGATGATGCTGCGCGGCACACTCCCTCAGAAAACGGTCGGCCAGGAGCGGAATATCGTCGCCCCGCTCACGCAGCGGCGGAAGCCGGATCGGCACGACGTTAAGCCGGTAATAAAGATCTTCCCGAAACAGGCCCTGCTTGACCGCTTCCTCAAGGTTGCGGTTGGTCGCCGCGATAATCCTGGCATCGACCGTAATCACCTTCGTGCCGCCCAGGCGCCGGAATTCTTTGGTCTCCAGAACGCGCAAAAAATCGACCTGGGACTTCAACGACAATTCCCCGACCTCGTCCAGCAGCAGCGTGCCGCCATGAGCCAGCTCGAACCGCCCGGCCTTGGTCGTCACCGCGCCGGTAAACGCGCCCTTTTCATATCCGAACAGCTCGCTCTCGAAGAGGTTCTCCGGCAATGCGCCGCAATTCATCGTCACAAACGGCCCGGCGGCCCTGGCACTTCGATGGTGAATAGCCCGGGCCACAAGCTCTTTCCCGGTGCCGCTTTCTCCCGTCAGCAAGACGGTGACTGCGCTGTCGGCGACCATGTCCACCAGGCTGTACACCCGCTGCATAGGCTCGCTCTCGCCCACCAGCTCGTCGAATCTGGTCCGTGCCTCAAGCCGCTCCCTGAGCTGTTTGTTCTCCTGCGCCAGCGCACGGCGCTCCAGGGCTTTTTCGACCACGATGTGAAACCGGTCCCGATCGATCGGCTTGGTGAGATAGTCGTACGCCCCCAGCCGCATCGCTTCGATGGCCGTATCGATGGACCCAAAGGCGGTCATCACGATGGCTTCCGTCTCTGGCCATTTCTCTTTCATGCGCCGAAGGAACTCCATGCCGCCCAGGCCGGGCATCCGTAAATCGGTGATCACCACATCCGCCTTCGTGTGTTCGAGCAGCGCGAGCGCCTCTTCCGCGGTTCCCGCCCCTTGCACCTTGTGCCCAAGCTTTTCCAGCATGGTAACGAGCGCCGACCGGATATTCACCTCATCTTCCACAATGAGGATGTGCGCGTGTCCGGTCATCGGTCACGCACCAACGCGCACGGTGTGGCCGTGACGGCGGGGAGCCTGATCACAACCGTGGTGCCTCTGCCGGTGGTGCTGGACACCTGGATCGTTCCTCCATGATCCTCGACAATGCGATAGGCGATGGCCAGACCGAGTCCGCTACCCGCAGCCTTGGTGGTGTAAAACGGCTCGAACAGCCGGGGCAGCTCGTCTTGCTTGATACCCACTCCGCTATCTTGGACCGTCAGCTCCACCCATTCCTTTTCGTCCGCCTTGCATCCCCTTGCGGCCACCTGGCAGAGGCCTCCTTCCGGCATCGCCTGGAACGCATTCACGATGACATTCACCAGCACTTGGCTGATTTCGGTCTCATCTCCCATGATCGCGGGCAAGGGATCGGACGTGTTGGACTTAAGCTGGATATGGTGATCCTGCGCTTCATACCGCAACAGAGACATGATGTGGGAGAGTAATTGCCCGGTGTCGACCGCATGCAGACGGAGCGTGCCGGGTCGCGCGAATTTCATAAAGTTGTCGAGGATGGCTCCGAGCCGGCGGGTTTCCGCGTTCAAGACGTGCAGGTATTTATCCACTACCGCTGCGGAACGTGAGCCACCCTGCAGCTCCTGTTCTAGCAGATGAAGGTTCAAGTCGATGGCACTCAAGGGATTGCGCAGCTCATGCGCAACACCCGCTGACAGAGTATGCAGTCCCGTGAGTTTGTCTGCGACCCGCACGCGCCGCTCCAGATCCAGCAGTTCCGTGACATCCTTGAGCAGCACAATGACGCCGACCGGACGCCCATCGCCTCCCGTCAAATCCGCGGTGGTGAGGCGGATGGTGTGCGCCTGGTCGCCGGTGCGATACGGTATATCCTGATGGTCCACATGGCGGTTATTATGGAGCGCCTCATCGAGTGCCCTACGAATTAAGTCTCCCTCGGCAAACATCCGTCCATAGAACTGGCCGAGCAATTCTTCCGTCGATCGTTTCAGCGTTGCCACGGCCGCAGGATTGACGGCGGTAATCTGGCCGCTGCGGTTAATCGTCAGCACCCCGGTCGGAATGCTGTCAAGGATGGTTCTTGCAAGCCCCTTCACTTCCTCGAGAGTCCGTCTGGTGCTGTCGTAATGGAGAACGGTGATGACCGCGGCAATCCCGATCGCGCTAACCAAGAACACAAGCAGTGTGACTGCGATCAGGTCATGCCTCGATTGCCAGAGGGCCGGGAACCACTCCGTGGGTACCGCGTGTCCTTGCGTAAGCCCTTGAAGCAAGAGTTTGTCATGCTCCAAGTTAAACAAGAGGATGACCGAGACAACCAGGCCCAAAAGGAGGAGGACAGAGGTAATGAGACGGTACGGAATGTGCCGAAACCAGGCGGATGTGGGGATAGGCCTAAACATCGTGATAGTCGGGAACCTTTGCTTTCATGCTATCACGGGAAAGACACTCGGTATAGCCTGTCACTCTTCCGGCGGTAGGAACCATGGCGGCACAACCCGGCACTCCATATGAGACTCCTCGTGCTTCCGCATTCCGCTATCGGCCACAACCTTCGCCTTCGCAGCCGCCCATTCCGCCGCCTGGTCCCATCATGGGTCCCCCGCCTCTTCCATGGCCCATCATGCCGGGGACATGGTCTCCGGCAAAGCTCCGCTCATATTGGATAATCGTCCAGATTTCGTCGTCGGTGAGCTGGTCTCCAAACCCGATCATGGACGTCCCGGGTGAGCCATATTTGATCACCCAGAAGATTTCCCCCTCGGTGCGGTGGCGCCAGAAACCGTGATGCTGGAAATTTCTCGGCGAGGGATCGAGGCCCGCCGCCGCCATGCCATTGCCCGACCCGTCCCTCCCATGGCAATTGAAGCAGGTCCCCTTGCCATTGTAGAGGGCCTTGCCCTTCTCGACGGTCTCCGGTGAGTCCGGCAAGGGGCTGGCCAGCGCGCGCGCTTCAGCCAGCGTGCCGGCCGGCACGCGCGGCTGCATGACATGGCGCTCATCCGCCCATAAGGCCGATGCAGTCAACACACCGGCTGCGGCAAGAGCGGTCAGCATACGAGAGGGGCGCATGATTCTCCTCGTTCCATCCGCTAGAAATCGAGTTCGACCATCTTGCGATGGAACCGCGTGATCACATTCGGATCCGGTGTCAGCCGGACCTGGGCCGTGTCCTTCCCTTTATACGGCAGGAGATTCAGCACATGGCGCAGGCTTTCCAGACGGGCCGCCTGCTTATCGTTCGCTTTGACGATAATCCAGGGGCTGAACGTCGTATGGGTCTTGCTGAACATTTCTTCTTTGTAGCGGGTGTACGAGTCCCAGAGCTCTTGCGCCTTCTCATCGACGGGACTCAGCTTCCATTGTTTGAGCGGATTCTGGCGTCGTGCCTCAAAACGCTTGGCCTGCTCCTCTTTGGATATGGAAAACCAGAACTTGATGATCGTCACGCCGTCTTCGTAGAGCATATGCTCGAATTCCGTAACCTGCTGCAGAAACCGCTGATGTTCCTTCTTGCTGCAAAATCCCATCACCGGCTCGACCACCGCGCGGTTGTACCAACTGCGGTCGAAGAAGACGATTTCCCCCTTATTGGGAAGCTGGCGGATATAGCGCTGGAAATACCACTGGCCTTTCTCTTCATCCGTCGGTTTCGGCAGTGCCACGACGCGCATTGCGCGAGGGTTCAGATGTTCCGTAAAGCGGCGAATCGTGCCGCCCTTCCCGGCGGCATCGCGTCCCTCGACGAGGATCGCAATCCGCTGCCCTTCGTTCTGAACCCATCGTTGCAGCCGCACCAGCTCCACTTGCAGCGCCCGCAGCTCCTGCTCATACAGCAAGGTCTTTCGGATCTCTTCAAGATCGACCTCCTTGCTCTTCAATAATTGCAGCAGCCCTTTCCGCGTATTAATGCGGCGAAGATCGTCTTCCGTCAGGGCAAGCGCCGCCTCTCCGCTCCGCACGGCGGCCATGGCGCTCTTTCCAGCCTTCCGCTGCCGGTAGCCGTCCCCTTCCCGCGGCACGACAGTCGGAATCGTTTCCAACTCATCGGCCAGAAGCTTGCCGTCACGTCCGGCAAGCGCCTCAGCCTCCGCGTGAGATTCTTGTCGGTCTTTGGTCTTGCCGGTCGATTCTTCGTCAGATGCCATAGCGCTACCGTTTCCTTTCACAGAAACAACAGACCATCAGAATGCCACGTTCCTGCCGCGTTGATCCACTTCTTTGCTGGAATCCGGCATGCCCATGCCCTCGTCAGGTCGTCGGCACCCCGACTGCCGAAAATGGTAAATGTGGCCATCGATTGCTCCTCCAACATCCATCAGAAGAAAAGAGCGTATGGCTGATAGCCGGTAGCATAGGAGCAAGACGGATATCCTTCCGGCTGCCTCCGAGCCATACGCCATCAGCTATAGACTCCGCTCTTCTACTTCGGTCCCTTGAACGTCGCTTTCACATAGGCCATGACATCGGCCACGCCCTGCTGCCCGATGGTCAACCCCCAATAGGGCATGTTGGCAGACTTGCCCATCGCCGCCCCGCCATGGTTGATCATATTGTAGAGATACTCGGTCGGGACTTCGCTGAAGTTGATATTGGCATGAATGGCTGGCTTGGGCTCCAGGGTGGCCGCAGCCGGACCGTCGCCCTTGCCGGTCGCCCCATGGCATTGCATACAATACTCTTTATAGATCACTTTCCCTCGCCCCACGCTGGCTTTCCCAAACTCGGGTGCCGTCCAGGGTTCATAGTACGTGAAGTCCGGCACACCCTGAACAGCGAGAAATCCAAGAACCGCGCGCAATTGAGGCTCGGTCGCATCGGCCAAGAACTCGCCGCTGTGCGGCACGAAATCTTGCGGATTCAACCCAAACCGGAACAGCCAGTCCATGTTGTACCGTTGGCCGGCTTTCTCCAATGCCGCGCTCTGTTGCCCGCCGATGAGTGTCCCGTTTTCCTCAATCGTGTGACAGCCAAGGCAGGCATGCGCCTTATAGGCCATGCCGCCGAAGGCCGCTTCGAACTTGGTCACCTTCGTCACATCATACGCGCCGACTTTCACCCGGGGATCCTTGTTGTTCTTCTCGAAGTAGTCGGCGATGGCGCCGGCCTCCGCTTCGGTGACCACGGGATGTTTCACCGGACCTTCGCTGAGATCCCAGCGATACCCTTTCGCATAGAGCGGCGCCTCCTTCCCGGTCAGCCATCGGATCAGCCAGGGACGCTGGTACTTGCTGCCGGCCCAAATGAGATCGGGTGCGCGCAGGTTGAATCGCGAGTCGGCTTGCCCTTCCAATCGATGGCATTGGACACAGGCCTGCTGGATCAGCTCCTTCGCCCGGGGCTGATCGGCTCCGAACAACAGACGCGGAGCGGACATCAACCCCACCAGCGTCAACAGCGCCCCGCCGGCCAGCATCCCTTTCCTCAAACTCATAACCGCTCCTTTCGGCTGTGGTGAGCACGGCTCACCGTTACTTCGATAACAACCAGGCCTGCACATCCGCAATATCCTGATGACTCAGCACGGAACCCCAGGCGGGCATGGGCCCGCGCCCGTGGAGCACCGTTTCCCAAAATAGATCGTCATGTTTGAGAATAGGATTCTTCGCCAGCTTCGGCCCCATCCCGCCGGTTGCACCGGCTCCATGGCACGCCTGGCAGTTGTGCTCGAAAATACCGGCGCCTCTGTCAGCCAGGCCGACGAGCGGCCCTTCCGCCACCGGTTCCTGCGTGAGCGGCTCCGCCTTCCTCAATTCCTGATCGAGCGGGGCCAGATGATCCGGCGCGCCCGGATGATACCGCGCCGACAGATACCGCACGAGGAGCGCGGCTTCATCCTCGGACATCTCCGCGCCCCAATGTTTCATTTTGTCGACCGTCGCCAGCCAGCGCTCTCTGGGCAACCGCTGTTGAGACACGAGATCCGGGCTATGGCACACGGAACAGCGCGCGATAATCAATCCCTCGGCCCGTGGCGCCAACGCGGCGCTCACCGATGCCAGCTCGTCTTCTTGCGCCGACGTGACCACCGCCAGCCCGATGCACCCGAGGAGCAGCGCGAGCCCCACGGATCGAACACGAACGGCATCGTTTCGTTTCACGTTTCACGCCTCACGTTTCATGCGCCTGAGACCGTCACCGTCACGCGATCCCACCCGTTCCATAAAAACCCGCTGGGATTCCAGGGGCTGGTGTGGGGCTGCACCTCTCCGCCCGCATCCGTTGCGCGAGAGAGAATCGTCACCGAACCAGGCCCCTTGGGTTTCCACAGAAACTGCCATTGCCTCCAGGCATAGGGCTCGTCCTCACCGACCAGCCTCGCCTGCTCCCACGTCTGGCCTTCGTCAAACGACAGCTCCACGGCCGCGACGGGCGTCTCTCCGCTCCAGGCCACCCCCTGCACCGTCACCGGCCCCTGCCCGACTTGCGTCCCTTCTGGCGGTGAGGCAATGAGCGATTTCACCACCATCGCTTCCACGGGAACCATCGACGTGCCGGGCAGACCGGAGTTCGGCTGAATGGCCGTGACCGGCACACGATAGGCCGTCTGCATGTAGTAGCCCTTCGCTTCATCCGCCTGCACCGTGATGTCGGTCAGCCATTTGATGCAGGAATCCGCCATCCAGCCCGGCGTAATGACCCGCAGCGGGGCGCCGTGCAACAGCGGCAAGGGGCGCCCGTTCATCTCATAGGCGAGAAGCGTGTCCGGATGCAGGGCTTTCTCCAACGGAATACTGCGGATAAACAGCGGCACCGCTGCCACCACCGGCCGGTCGGCGCCTTGCAATTGGACATGCTTGGCCTGATGGCGGAGGCCGGCTTTGGCCAGCACATCCCGCAGCCGCACGCCGGTCCATTGCGCATTGCCGACCGCGCCCCGCTCCCATTGCACACCGGGGACTTTCGGACGATGAAAGGCCCGCCCATTGCCGCTGCATTGCACGACCGCCGTGATCGTCACCCGTTCGAACTGCGTGAGTTCCTTGAGCGTAAGCACCAACGGCTGCTCGATGAGCCCCCCGACACGGAGTCTCCAGTTGGCCTCGGCAATCAGCTCCGGCGCAGGCGGCCCAAAATGACTCCGCACAAAAAAACGATGAGTGGGAGTGAGGAACGAGGTGAATTCGCGCACCGGCGTTTCGGCGTCATAGGGCCTGGTGACCCGTGCGATCAAGGGGCCGGACTCGTTGGATGACGGATCGTTTCCGGCGGCTCGTGCCGCAACAGGACGATGGCTCACCATCGCACTCAGGCCAAGGCCTTGCAGGACCTTCCCCAGCCAGGCCCGCCGAGAGAGACTCATAGCCCGGCCTTCCCTTCCGGCGGCTGGGGGAGCGCATGACCGTGCGGGTTCAACTTGATCGACACGTTCGGCGCCACGGCAACCGATTGATGGACGGTGCAGCCATGCGCCACCTTTAACAGCCGCTCCTTTTGTTCCGGCGTAATGCGATGCGGCAGATGAATGGCCAAGGCGATCGCACCGACGCGATGCGGGCCTTCGGCCATCGTCCACTCGGCATCGACCGTCAAGCCGTCCCGGGAGATGTTGTGCCGTGCGCAGAATTGGCCGACGAAATACCCGACACAACTGGCCACCGATCCGACAAACAGTTCAACAGGGCTCATCCCCGCATCGTGCCCGCCATCTTCAACCGGCTGATCGGTGATAATCCGATGCCGTCCGCTCGTGACGTCATATCGCGTCCCGCCATGATAGGCCACCGTGAGCGTCATCGCGCACCTCCCGGATCAGGAAGCCTGACCGCCAGCCAAAGACAAAGCGCACCCAGCGGAACCGCCAGCATAACGCCCGGCATCCCGAATGATTCGTGAATGGTCACCGGCCCATACTGGCCGAGGGCCATCAACACCGTTTCCAAATCCGGAAACATGAAAGCAAACACCAGCGCGCCGAGCAACCCGCCAAAGACCGTCGCCCAGGCATCCGGTTTGCCTTCCGCCGCCGCGGCCAGCGCGGTGCCGGGACAATACCCTGTCACGGCAAAACCGACACCGAAGATCGCACCGGCCACCACCATTCCCGGGAGATACAAATCTTTCACTTTCATGTGGGCCAGTCCCAGCGCATCCAGAAGATGCACCCCGATCAACCCTACCCCGATCGCCGTCAGAATGACTTTCATGATGGTCATATCCTTGAGCCGCAACGCATTGGTAATTTTCGTATGGCTAGAGGCTCCCGACAATTGCAGCACGGCTCCGAAGGCGGCCCCCAACACCAATCCCAACAGCAGCTTCATTGCTTCCCCCAATCGCCATATAGCCATCGCGCCGTCAGGATCGCGCTGACAAAGAGCACCGCCGAAAAGACCAGCGAACTGACCGCAAGCTGAGATACGCCGCTGATCATGTGGCCGGACGTACAGCCTCCGCCGAATCGCGCACCGAACAGGAGCAAAAATCCCCCGATGCACGACCAGACCAGACGCCGCCCGGGAATCGGTCCAAACCGATGAGCCCACTCACCGGGCACCAGCCTAGTACTGAATCGCTTGGTGGCCCATGCAGCTAGAAAGGCCCCGATCGGAATGCCCAGCACAAAAAAGAACTCATAGGTCGCCAGCGTCCAGCCACCTGCCGCCTCCGACAGGTAGGCGCTCTGGTCGGCGACGTCCGGCAGCACCTGATGCAGCAGCACCCCGTCCAAGACCACATACTGCGTCGAGACTCCGATCGGCTGCACCAGCGCGACGGCCACGATCAGCACGAGACCGATCCCCAGCCCACCGGTCCACCAGGGAATGGCCGGAGCAGTCGTATGATCCGGTGAATCAGCCCTCTGGGGATTTGGGAAGTTGGTCATCGTTCGCGCTTTCACTTCACCACGTCATCCTCTTACGTCTTACGTTTTACGTCTCACGCCCTAATACGGCACATCCACCGGCTTCCCGCCCTTCGGCCAATCCTGCGCTTTGGCCGGGAAATCAGGACGCGGCTGCCCCAGGATAAATGCCGCCACATCAAACGCTTCGTCGTCGGTCACCGTCCATCCCCAACCGCGCGGCATATTTGCCTTGATAAACGACGCCGCCACACTCACACGCGCCATCCCTGCCGCGATATTATACGAACCCGGCCCCCATAGCGGCGGCGCGGCCATCGTCCCTTGTCCATCAGATCCATGGCAAAAGACACATTTCTTGGCAAAGACCGTCTTGCCGTTCACGGCATCCGGCGGCCGAGTAGCTGTGATGCGGGGAATCCCTCGCCAGGGAACAGCGCTTCCCTTCGGCACATTCTGTGACAGCCAATCGATATAAGCGACCACCGCCGCCAATTTCGAACTGTCGGGCGGCAAGGCTTTGCCGTTCAAACTGCGCTCAAAACACTCATTGATCCGATCGGCCAGACTCATCTGCCGATCTGCCCGAGCCCGGTATTCCGGATACAGCCGGCTGAGGCCCACAAAGGAGGCGGCATTCGGATTCAGCCCCGCATCGAGATGGCAATTGGTACAGTTCAGCTTGTTCCCCACATAGGGCTGCCCGTATTCCTGCGTGTCGGCGACAATCTTGAAGCCCAACCGGATCTGCTCGCCGCGCTGGTCGCCCCGGATCGTCTCCGGAGACGGCGGGGCAAACAACGCATCGAACGCCGGTTCGTGTTTCTGCGAAGAATCATTGGACTCAGCCGCCTGCCCCACCCTCGGTGGAGGAATACACCCTGCGGCAACGCTTCCGGCGGCCGCCAACAGCAAACACCCCAGCGCAATACGGCGCATGACCAACCTCTTAATGTTTGGGACAGCAGCCCGTTGGACAGGTATTGATGCCCAGCACCGTCCACAAGGGGCAAAAACCGATGGCCCCTGTCACCAGCGCAATCGTACCCACCACGAATGCGATCCCCGTTCCCACCGGAGGCAACCCGGCAAACGCGCCAACCCCCAGCGCCACAATCCCAACGACGATTCGGATAGGCCGTTCAATTCCTCCGACATTGCATGTCATGATGAAACCTCCCGGTTATAGACTACGGAGCGCAATGCGTCCCTCCTTCCTTGGAGTCAAGAGATGGCAAAGAGATTCATCCTTGCCCCGACCGATTAATCCTGCCGAAACGTTCGCACGTACGCCAGGACGTCCCAGATTTCATCATCGGACAACGCGGTGCTCCAGGCCCCCATCGCGGTATTGGGCTTGCCGTCATGAATGCGCTTGAACAAGCTGGCATCCAATCGCCGTTGAATCGCGTCCGAGGTGAGATCAGCCGGCTTGGGCACGAGCTGAAGACCCATCGCCCCTTTCCCATCGATTCCGTGGCACCGGATACAGGTATTGGTATAGATCTCTCGGCCCGTCACCGCATCACGTTGCGCCGCCGGCGCAGGGAGATCCTTCAACCCTCCACCGCCGCCGAACCCGGCTGAGATCATTCCAACCAAGATACTGAGCGCGATGCCGGCGATACGCATAGGTCACCCCTTTCCTCAGGGAAACTACTGCGAGCGATGTGCCAGGAGTGCGCTATGCGCTGGCGCATAAAATTCTGCAATTTGCCAGTGAGTTAGTCGTCGGCGGACAGCCGGCCTGCGGGGAGTGGCGAGAAATGCCCCGTGGCCCATTGAGGGGTCTGTCCCAAGATGCCCCAGCAGAGAACGATTACGTAATGGTGGGCACCAAGGTCACCTGGGCCTTCATGGAATTCGAAATAAGACAATTCGCTTCCGCCTTCTCGATAAGTTCTTTGGCTTTGACGGGATCACCCCCCGCGGGCAGCGTTATCACTGGCTTGAGCGTGAGCGCCGTAAACTGAAACTTGCCATCCACCAGTTCGAGCCGCCCCTCGGCGGAGCTTTCATAGGCCGTGAACGCCAATCCAGCCCGCTCCGCCACCGCCAGAAATGTCGTCATCAAACAGATATTGGCCGACGCCACGAATAGATCTTCCGGCGACCAGATGCCGTCATGCCCTTTGAACTCC
This is a stretch of genomic DNA from Nitrospira sp.. It encodes these proteins:
- a CDS encoding c-type cytochrome, encoding MRRIALGCLLLAAAGSVAAGCIPPPRVGQAAESNDSSQKHEPAFDALFAPPSPETIRGDQRGEQIRLGFKIVADTQEYGQPYVGNKLNCTNCHLDAGLNPNAASFVGLSRLYPEYRARADRQMSLADRINECFERSLNGKALPPDSSKLAAVVAYIDWLSQNVPKGSAVPWRGIPRITATRPPDAVNGKTVFAKKCVFCHGSDGQGTMAAPPLWGPGSYNIAAGMARVSVAASFIKANMPRGWGWTVTDDEAFDVAAFILGQPRPDFPAKAQDWPKGGKPVDVPY
- a CDS encoding DUF2892 domain-containing protein, with product MTCNVGGIERPIRIVVGIVALGVGAFAGLPPVGTGIAFVVGTIALVTGAIGFCPLWTVLGINTCPTGCCPKH
- a CDS encoding cytochrome c, translated to MRIAGIALSILVGMISAGFGGGGGLKDLPAPAAQRDAVTGREIYTNTCIRCHGIDGKGAMGLQLVPKPADLTSDAIQRRLDASLFKRIHDGKPNTAMGAWSTALSDDEIWDVLAYVRTFRQD
- a CDS encoding OsmC family protein yields the protein MESRPKMYLYHTAVKWTEQRKGVISCAGKPDVQVATPPEFKGHDGIWSPEDLFVASANICLMTTFLAVAERAGLAFTAYESSAEGRLELVDGKFQFTALTLKPVITLPAGGDPVKAKELIEKAEANCLISNSMKAQVTLVPTIT